In one window of Armatimonadia bacterium DNA:
- a CDS encoding ATP-binding protein — MERDRALRVLIVEDDEEDALLLREVLAETPPPRPQLTVAGRLGEAMERVGEERFDAVLLDLKLPDSQGLDTFADLHHLIPEVPVVVLTGLDDSDMARRAVQAGAQDYLVKGQVNGPALLRSVLYAIERQRTVRYRALLLERERFDTAVSQMSDAIVVTDEAGEVTMANHAACLLLNLPEGRWKGLPLWAILGSFETSVPLVELRTETERVSAFEISRPNTHPPLYLDARLTRLSTSPGVPESMVLTLRDVTDERHRRNIQANFIVTVSHKLRTPLTIISGWLQICERMPPERMAEEWHRVRGILSDELQELSDAVHRLLEFKEMTTQELAADVTDLRLDEVAWEVAEEVKKLYPAKEVQVQVRVTGDPTVQVSRENAGFVLEQLIENAVKFGEKTPVEVTVEIEPLDAAWCRCTVRDNGPGIPHEYYDRIFDGFFQVEDHVTGQVPGMGVGLHMARQVVAAYGGQISVESQIGLGSAFSFTLPRT; from the coding sequence ATGGAGCGCGACCGCGCCTTACGGGTGCTGATCGTTGAGGACGACGAGGAAGACGCGCTGCTCCTGCGCGAGGTGCTCGCGGAAACGCCGCCTCCGCGCCCTCAGCTTACGGTGGCAGGGCGCCTGGGAGAGGCAATGGAGCGAGTGGGTGAGGAACGCTTCGATGCGGTGCTCCTCGACCTGAAGCTGCCCGATAGCCAGGGCCTGGACACCTTCGCCGACCTACACCACCTGATACCGGAAGTGCCGGTTGTGGTGCTGACGGGACTTGATGACAGCGACATGGCCCGGCGTGCCGTTCAGGCTGGAGCACAGGACTACCTGGTCAAGGGCCAGGTGAACGGACCGGCGCTGCTGCGTTCGGTACTGTACGCCATCGAACGGCAACGCACCGTGCGCTACCGTGCTCTCCTGCTGGAGCGAGAGCGGTTCGACACGGCTGTCTCGCAGATGAGTGACGCCATCGTGGTGACGGACGAGGCAGGGGAAGTCACGATGGCAAATCACGCTGCCTGCCTGCTTCTGAACCTCCCGGAGGGCCGCTGGAAGGGTCTCCCACTGTGGGCGATTCTCGGGTCCTTCGAGACGAGCGTTCCGCTGGTCGAACTGCGCACCGAGACCGAGCGTGTGAGCGCCTTCGAGATCTCACGGCCCAACACCCACCCGCCGCTGTACCTGGATGCCCGTCTCACGCGCCTGTCGACCTCGCCGGGAGTGCCCGAGAGCATGGTCCTGACGCTGCGTGATGTGACCGACGAGCGCCACCGCCGCAACATCCAGGCGAACTTCATCGTGACCGTATCGCACAAGCTGCGTACTCCCTTGACCATCATCTCTGGGTGGCTGCAGATCTGTGAGCGGATGCCGCCCGAGCGTATGGCGGAGGAGTGGCACCGGGTTCGGGGTATCCTGTCGGACGAACTCCAGGAGCTCTCCGACGCAGTGCACCGGCTGCTGGAGTTCAAGGAGATGACGACCCAGGAGCTCGCGGCGGACGTGACCGACCTGCGGCTGGACGAGGTTGCCTGGGAGGTCGCGGAGGAGGTCAAGAAGCTGTACCCAGCCAAGGAGGTGCAGGTGCAGGTTCGTGTGACGGGCGACCCAACTGTGCAGGTGTCGCGGGAGAATGCCGGCTTCGTGCTGGAGCAACTGATCGAGAATGCGGTGAAGTTCGGGGAGAAGACGCCGGTGGAGGTGACCGTGGAGATCGAGCCGTTGGACGCAGCCTGGTGCCGGTGCACCGTCCGGGACAACGGTCCCGGTATCCCTCACGAGTACTACGACCGGATCTTTGACGGGTTCTTCCAGGTGGAGGACCACGTGACCGGGCAGGTTCCCGGAATGGGAGTGGGGCTGCACATGGCGCGGCAGGTGGTGGCGGCCTATGGTGGGCAGATCAGTGTGGAGTCGCAGATTGGCCTTGGCAGCGCTTTTTCGTTCACGCTGCCACGGACGTAA
- a CDS encoding HAD family hydrolase, whose amino-acid sequence MTFRPIVLSDLDYTVIFDSVLADRTRELIEEIRKQAYFIVVTARSYEEYQPLSSIPNDGLVTENGAVVYLRSDGRDVVDAEWDAVMARRYDTLVGFRDRLRAEGWRIHYKQRAFSSSVTQSGKTQEDVDRVEAEVPEGLRLEFSRNTAGTYLEVFPIEAGKDQAVHRVCHDLGTPVSQTFGLGDNPNDMGMLTVVNFPLAPGNCDPQVRELVQHRRGYVSPQSGHPGAQDILQQVLARL is encoded by the coding sequence ATGACGTTCCGGCCGATTGTCCTCTCAGACCTCGACTACACTGTGATCTTCGATAGCGTGCTGGCCGATCGTACCCGCGAGCTGATCGAGGAGATCCGCAAACAGGCCTACTTCATCGTTGTCACCGCCCGCAGCTACGAGGAGTATCAGCCCCTCTCCTCCATCCCCAACGACGGGCTGGTCACCGAGAACGGTGCCGTCGTCTACCTCCGTTCCGACGGCCGCGATGTCGTCGACGCAGAATGGGACGCGGTGATGGCTCGCCGCTATGACACGCTGGTGGGGTTCCGCGACCGCCTCAGAGCCGAAGGGTGGAGGATCCACTACAAGCAGAGGGCCTTCTCCTCCAGCGTCACCCAGAGCGGCAAGACGCAGGAGGACGTTGACCGCGTCGAGGCCGAAGTGCCGGAGGGGCTGCGGCTTGAGTTCAGCCGCAACACTGCGGGCACCTATCTCGAAGTCTTCCCCATCGAAGCCGGCAAGGATCAGGCCGTTCACCGTGTCTGCCATGACCTGGGGACCCCGGTCTCCCAGACCTTCGGCCTGGGCGACAACCCCAACGATATGGGGATGCTCACCGTTGTCAACTTCCCGCTGGCCCCGGGCAACTGTGACCCGCAGGTCCGCGAACTCGTCCAGCACCGGCGCGGCTACGTCTCGCCTCAGAGCGGCCATCCAGGCGCCCAGGATATCCTGCAGCAGGTCCTTGCCAGGCTCTAG
- a CDS encoding BNR-4 repeat-containing protein, producing MTTPANPKPASHRGVWYACGQANTLPGHPYVYSGPMATYCVWHRPMAVYSAALNRTYFVFGNADNSPTISYYDHAQASFASPVVLGSNRDGDAHRNPTLLVDEDGLLYVFYGAHGDPSRVLRSARPHDLTKWISLPDLADPKGTYPQPWQLLPGELFVTYRHAPGWRCRRSHDRGQTWEEPLDIVCHPQDPAFPSMSVYGISVAATGPYPRKVHFTWSRLGGGTPQEIATKHLWARRYNVYYACSEDGGHTWQRSDGTPYDLPITEETAEKLYDSGEHGVWLKDIQLDSAGHPLILFCDADTATYESALKLLRHDGSAWHVSQVAVSDHMYDDGAVVALPGNDLRIYAPTTAVQPLEDGGEIEEWISPDGGDTWTNSRHLTSGSVLSHNCVKTVHGHEFGPGDLRILWSYGDSNFPPQTRDVDLFCFGEGMAAPRRVDFPLP from the coding sequence ATGACTACGCCCGCCAATCCCAAACCTGCTTCTCACCGTGGCGTCTGGTACGCCTGTGGCCAGGCCAACACCCTCCCGGGACACCCCTACGTCTACTCCGGGCCGATGGCAACCTACTGCGTGTGGCACCGACCCATGGCCGTCTACTCTGCCGCCCTCAACCGCACCTACTTCGTCTTCGGCAACGCCGACAATTCTCCCACCATCAGCTACTACGACCATGCTCAGGCCTCCTTCGCATCGCCGGTAGTCCTCGGCTCGAACCGCGACGGAGACGCTCACCGCAACCCGACGCTGCTCGTCGATGAGGACGGCCTCCTCTACGTCTTCTATGGCGCCCATGGCGACCCTTCACGAGTCCTGCGGTCAGCTCGACCGCATGACCTCACGAAGTGGATCAGCCTTCCCGATCTCGCTGACCCGAAGGGCACCTACCCGCAGCCCTGGCAACTGCTGCCCGGCGAGCTCTTCGTCACCTACCGCCATGCTCCCGGTTGGCGTTGCCGACGTTCCCACGACCGCGGCCAGACCTGGGAGGAGCCGCTCGACATCGTCTGCCATCCCCAGGATCCCGCCTTCCCCTCCATGAGCGTCTACGGAATCAGCGTCGCCGCGACAGGGCCCTATCCGCGCAAGGTGCATTTCACCTGGTCCCGACTCGGCGGCGGAACGCCGCAGGAGATCGCCACCAAGCACCTCTGGGCCCGCCGCTACAACGTCTACTATGCCTGCTCGGAAGACGGCGGCCACACCTGGCAGCGATCCGACGGCACGCCCTATGACCTGCCGATCACCGAGGAGACTGCCGAGAAGCTCTATGACAGCGGTGAGCACGGCGTCTGGCTCAAGGACATACAGCTCGACTCCGCCGGGCATCCGCTGATCCTCTTCTGCGACGCCGACACCGCAACCTACGAAAGCGCCCTGAAGCTCCTGCGCCACGATGGGAGCGCCTGGCATGTCTCCCAGGTGGCGGTCAGCGACCATATGTACGACGATGGGGCCGTGGTGGCCCTTCCCGGTAACGACCTGCGTATCTACGCACCGACCACTGCGGTTCAGCCCCTTGAGGACGGCGGTGAGATCGAGGAGTGGATCTCGCCTGACGGTGGCGATACCTGGACGAACTCGCGGCACCTCACCAGTGGGTCCGTCCTCTCGCACAACTGCGTGAAGACCGTGCATGGTCACGAGTTCGGCCCTGGCGATCTGCGGATACTGTGGAGCTACGGCGACTCCAACTTCCCGCCGCAGACCCGCGATGTCGACCTCTTCTGCTTCGGTGAGGGCATGGCCGCACCTCGCCGCGTGGACTTCCCGCTGCCGTGA
- a CDS encoding BNR-4 repeat-containing protein yields the protein MRLHLIWLVLLGMVVSAPCAVLPPVVRGSAIVYLQAPGGVLDLTLQKRDLNIYDGPDVLEARLFSTDGQELMSVTIPDDGQVSRGKAGALQEVSQQVTLPGPGGYRLQVGSPTGGDLVFGMVTSAPRYVLRGNLLLNDGTVAGKVYFRPLGEAMTVTAQALHDPGRQQMVLRDGAGATLKTFDLLKAGQDETFAMAPDLGDRTGLWSLDLQHTDVKIQWDKPVYWTMDPGAYFEAERSRWLLLPYRQTRYLSPGGRAVLEFQLRNSFNPATEFKLETQGGTGLKCKVLEPASPVTVANKGMVTVKVEVRDDPGMAPGNSMQGALTATAVGDPSLTQSVSFEVRIGDSPADKPLKMPILLRRYEHENVQFGYAPEYTPNEVYFDLANRPWMRHRTESMYGSEGIQVLQEGQWQPRGFTDLFRRTYPGYKTNYGGGFLGAKVAFDDRGGAYSPIRLAISGQPSQCVLVYTADGGLTYQMSPFVGEAFDIEQFVGHNRLAMVPPVLAYVFRKAHPAPFAAYEDLFLYLPQVREGKLEMGEPVKVAENCVGSCQHSGAPASTATRDGKTHVVWGEIAPEDAPGVPTYIATYDHRTGKVGEKVLLGYAPPVNDVHNVPAVCQDSEGYVHVVLGSHGQAFQYTRSLKPNDAYSGWTKIVPVLSTGYIDEKTGPTGSGRQTYISLVCGPDDTLHIAYRQWRRNVDAVHPNQMFAALSVQSKPKTGEWGPAQPIVLPPVAGYSIYYHKLTIDRHGWLYLSYSYWTSDTTYQDDFPDRYHNRAVVVSKDGGKTWKLATTQDFVEGMAAK from the coding sequence ATGAGACTGCACCTGATCTGGCTGGTGCTGCTCGGTATGGTGGTGAGCGCCCCTTGCGCGGTGCTGCCGCCGGTCGTGCGAGGTTCGGCGATTGTCTACCTGCAGGCCCCCGGTGGCGTGCTGGACCTGACGCTGCAGAAGCGCGACCTGAACATCTACGATGGGCCCGATGTGCTCGAGGCGCGGCTGTTCAGTACAGATGGGCAGGAACTGATGTCGGTGACGATTCCCGACGATGGGCAGGTTAGCCGCGGGAAGGCAGGAGCGCTGCAGGAGGTCTCGCAACAGGTGACCTTGCCCGGCCCCGGCGGCTACCGACTTCAGGTGGGCAGTCCGACCGGCGGTGACCTTGTGTTCGGTATGGTGACCTCCGCGCCACGGTACGTGCTACGCGGGAATCTGCTGCTCAACGACGGAACGGTCGCCGGGAAGGTGTACTTCAGGCCGCTGGGAGAGGCGATGACGGTGACGGCGCAAGCGCTCCATGATCCGGGGCGGCAACAAATGGTGCTGCGAGACGGCGCCGGGGCGACGCTGAAGACCTTTGATCTCTTGAAGGCCGGGCAGGACGAGACCTTCGCGATGGCTCCCGACCTGGGCGACCGCACGGGGCTGTGGAGCCTGGACCTGCAACATACGGACGTGAAGATCCAGTGGGACAAGCCGGTGTACTGGACGATGGATCCCGGCGCGTACTTCGAGGCGGAGAGGTCGCGCTGGCTGCTTCTCCCCTACCGCCAGACTCGGTACCTGTCTCCCGGCGGGCGAGCGGTGCTGGAGTTCCAGCTTCGCAACAGCTTCAACCCGGCGACGGAGTTCAAGCTGGAGACCCAGGGCGGCACGGGGCTCAAGTGCAAGGTGCTGGAGCCCGCCTCGCCGGTGACGGTAGCGAACAAGGGCATGGTGACGGTGAAGGTGGAGGTGCGGGATGACCCCGGCATGGCTCCCGGAAACAGCATGCAAGGTGCGCTGACGGCCACGGCGGTTGGCGACCCGAGTCTGACGCAGAGCGTGTCCTTTGAGGTGAGAATCGGAGACAGCCCAGCCGACAAGCCGCTGAAGATGCCGATCTTGCTGCGGCGCTATGAGCATGAGAACGTGCAGTTTGGGTACGCGCCGGAGTACACGCCGAATGAGGTGTACTTCGATCTTGCGAACCGGCCCTGGATGCGTCACCGGACAGAGAGCATGTATGGGTCGGAGGGGATTCAGGTTCTGCAGGAGGGGCAGTGGCAACCGCGGGGCTTCACCGACCTGTTCCGGCGGACCTACCCGGGGTACAAGACGAACTACGGTGGCGGGTTCCTTGGCGCCAAGGTGGCCTTCGATGATCGCGGCGGAGCCTACTCACCGATTCGGCTGGCAATCAGCGGGCAGCCGTCGCAGTGCGTGCTGGTGTACACAGCCGACGGCGGGCTGACCTATCAGATGAGCCCCTTCGTGGGCGAGGCCTTCGACATCGAGCAGTTCGTGGGCCACAACCGTCTGGCGATGGTACCGCCGGTGCTGGCCTACGTGTTCCGCAAGGCCCATCCTGCTCCCTTTGCGGCGTACGAGGACCTGTTCCTGTACCTGCCGCAGGTGCGTGAGGGGAAGCTTGAGATGGGCGAGCCGGTGAAGGTGGCGGAGAACTGCGTCGGGTCCTGCCAGCACTCAGGTGCCCCGGCCTCGACGGCGACGCGAGACGGCAAGACTCATGTTGTGTGGGGCGAGATCGCGCCGGAGGACGCGCCCGGTGTGCCGACGTACATCGCGACCTATGACCACAGGACGGGCAAGGTCGGCGAGAAGGTCCTGCTGGGGTACGCGCCGCCGGTGAACGATGTGCACAACGTGCCGGCCGTCTGTCAGGACAGCGAGGGTTATGTCCATGTGGTGCTGGGGTCTCACGGGCAGGCCTTCCAGTACACGCGGTCACTGAAGCCCAACGACGCCTACAGCGGCTGGACGAAGATCGTGCCGGTGTTGAGCACCGGGTACATCGACGAGAAGACGGGACCTACAGGCAGTGGCAGGCAGACCTACATCTCGCTGGTCTGTGGGCCAGACGATACGCTGCACATCGCCTACCGGCAATGGCGAAGGAACGTGGATGCGGTGCACCCGAACCAGATGTTCGCGGCACTATCGGTGCAGAGCAAACCGAAGACCGGCGAATGGGGTCCGGCGCAACCGATCGTGCTTCCGCCGGTGGCCGGGTACTCGATCTACTACCACAAGCTGACGATCGACCGGCACGGGTGGCTGTACCTGTCCTACAGCTACTGGACCTCGGATACGACCTACCAGGACGACTTCCCGGACCGGTATCACAACCGGGCGGTCGTGGTATCCAAGGACGGCGGGAAGACCTGGAAGCTCGCGACGACGCAGGACTTCGTGGAGGGGATGGCGGCGAAGTAG
- a CDS encoding Gfo/Idh/MocA family oxidoreductase, with product MGLSIGICGVGAFANCFIPLFKAHPLVDEVLLCDLDADKLRQKSEQFNLPKTCSSLDELCRTDVDAIAIFSQNWAHGPQAVQALEAGKDVYSAVPAGITAEEIGNLVHAVEETGRLYMIGETSYYYPSAIYCRQRVAAGDFGRVVYSEGEYYHDFDHGLYDVFKWRGGENWKRTAGSPPMHYPTHSTGQVVSVIGAHATHVSAFGFVDNHPDGLFRAEVNQWGNTFSNETGLFKMSDGSMMRINEFRRIGHPGAEEISIYGTEGSFEQQVNAQCWITKNRGDVTDLRDLLAPVGAPRKLEGDMSKVTDELTHAGLAKIHDVNRLPVEFVGLPNGHLGSHQFLVDDFVKACVEHVQPPNNVYQAARYVLPGLTAHESAVRGGELLEVPDYGDCPSEVVYF from the coding sequence ATGGGTCTTTCCATCGGCATTTGTGGTGTTGGCGCCTTCGCGAACTGCTTCATCCCGCTCTTCAAAGCCCATCCGCTCGTCGATGAGGTCTTGTTGTGCGACCTCGACGCCGACAAGCTCAGGCAGAAGTCCGAGCAGTTCAACCTGCCGAAAACCTGCTCCTCACTCGACGAGCTCTGCCGGACCGACGTCGATGCAATCGCCATCTTCAGCCAGAACTGGGCGCACGGGCCTCAGGCTGTGCAGGCTCTCGAGGCGGGCAAGGACGTCTACTCGGCAGTCCCCGCCGGCATCACCGCCGAGGAGATCGGCAACCTCGTCCACGCCGTCGAGGAGACCGGCCGCCTCTACATGATCGGCGAGACCAGCTACTACTACCCTTCCGCCATCTACTGTCGTCAGCGTGTCGCAGCCGGTGACTTCGGCCGCGTCGTCTACTCTGAGGGCGAGTACTACCACGACTTCGACCACGGCCTCTACGACGTGTTCAAGTGGCGTGGGGGAGAGAACTGGAAGAGGACCGCCGGGAGCCCGCCGATGCACTACCCGACACACTCCACCGGGCAGGTCGTCTCGGTCATCGGTGCCCATGCGACCCACGTCTCGGCCTTCGGCTTCGTCGACAACCATCCCGACGGCCTCTTCCGCGCCGAGGTGAACCAGTGGGGCAACACCTTCTCCAACGAGACCGGCCTCTTCAAGATGTCCGACGGGAGCATGATGCGCATCAACGAGTTCCGGCGCATCGGCCACCCCGGCGCCGAGGAGATCAGCATCTACGGCACCGAGGGCAGCTTCGAGCAGCAGGTCAACGCCCAGTGCTGGATCACCAAGAACCGCGGTGACGTCACCGACCTTCGCGACCTTCTGGCGCCGGTCGGAGCCCCGCGTAAGCTTGAGGGCGACATGTCCAAAGTAACCGACGAGCTCACCCACGCCGGCCTGGCCAAGATTCACGACGTCAACCGCCTGCCGGTGGAGTTCGTCGGCCTGCCCAACGGTCATCTGGGCTCTCATCAGTTCCTGGTCGACGACTTCGTCAAGGCCTGCGTGGAGCATGTGCAGCCGCCGAACAATGTCTACCAGGCAGCCCGCTACGTCCTACCGGGTCTCACCGCCCATGAATCCGCAGTCCGCGGCGGCGAGCTCCTGGAAGTGCCCGACTACGGCGACTGCCCCTCCGAGGTCGTCTACTTCTGA
- a CDS encoding GyrI-like domain-containing protein produces MEPKMVDFQAFRVLGVQVRAKPDQVDYTRLWHDQVDPRLDEIRPHSTSGAYYNVYLPTDEPGVSDIVAGMAVTAEAPVPEGMVARDVPAGTYAVTTCHLHEIGATWEALFSLWLPTSAYVSDEGKAAFEIFPPDDAAPETPLEVCLPVKPRT; encoded by the coding sequence ATGGAACCGAAGATGGTGGACTTCCAGGCCTTCCGCGTTCTTGGCGTGCAGGTCCGTGCGAAGCCCGACCAGGTCGACTACACCAGATTGTGGCACGACCAGGTCGACCCCAGGCTCGACGAGATTAGGCCCCACAGCACCAGTGGTGCCTACTACAACGTCTATCTCCCGACCGACGAGCCGGGCGTCTCCGACATCGTAGCCGGCATGGCCGTGACCGCCGAGGCCCCGGTCCCCGAGGGAATGGTGGCACGCGACGTCCCGGCGGGAACCTACGCCGTCACCACCTGTCACCTCCACGAAATCGGGGCCACCTGGGAGGCCCTCTTCAGTCTCTGGCTGCCGACTTCCGCCTACGTCAGCGACGAGGGCAAGGCGGCCTTCGAGATCTTCCCTCCTGATGACGCCGCCCCTGAGACGCCACTCGAAGTCTGCCTTCCGGTGAAGCCCAGAACCTGA
- a CDS encoding radical SAM protein yields MRFEGYPDDHAKHLQRVFEGAPWGRAVAQGMVEEARRKLLVPARPVNVFKLPVQQLQRMNEATVRGLIAGGERDEERLLAVLGTWPEQWPEEVPVELSFLGVNLGFACDMQPRCVYCNQQPVAQRMSVRDWLRVLRREIPAGREGPYVFLTGGEPLMLGEALWGREGLVRGITGAGAACNLNTNGLTLTPEVALGLASSGLSRLHLSLDTHRASVQDEICQQPGRWAQILEALHNLQIAKALLGVEHPVVHINCVLTRANAEDFPAFLRFLLARKPLVKEAVSRDLDVHLIPVGGEQNAHLRLSVEEYERFFSDTWAAAEEAWQEYQEAREVPAEKRGPLEAKVPYLSPYHRVRQSGSLHTWAEKAAAGLPAALSLTGRCYVAPTQAFLLPDGSQYWCGGHSTSRPEPVGSVLQASVAENLRAGIGQLRHLPGPYCRSCAGATQAINQSVEASLRDLIRQWLNPADTAAEEAEMQSPAFE; encoded by the coding sequence ATGCGTTTCGAGGGCTACCCCGACGACCACGCCAAGCATTTGCAGCGCGTCTTTGAGGGTGCACCGTGGGGTCGGGCTGTTGCACAGGGCATGGTGGAGGAGGCACGGCGAAAGCTGCTGGTGCCTGCGCGCCCGGTGAACGTCTTCAAGCTTCCGGTCCAGCAACTGCAGAGGATGAACGAGGCCACGGTGCGTGGTCTGATTGCGGGCGGCGAGCGGGATGAAGAGCGGCTACTGGCGGTGCTGGGAACCTGGCCCGAACAGTGGCCGGAGGAGGTCCCCGTTGAGTTGTCCTTCCTCGGTGTGAACCTCGGCTTCGCCTGCGATATGCAGCCCCGCTGTGTGTACTGCAACCAACAGCCCGTGGCGCAGAGGATGTCCGTGAGGGACTGGTTGCGAGTGCTGCGAAGGGAGATTCCTGCAGGCCGAGAGGGGCCCTACGTCTTCCTTACCGGCGGGGAGCCGCTGATGCTGGGTGAGGCGCTCTGGGGTCGGGAAGGGTTGGTGCGGGGAATCACCGGCGCCGGGGCTGCCTGCAACCTGAACACGAATGGCCTTACGCTCACGCCGGAGGTTGCGCTCGGACTGGCGTCCTCGGGGCTCAGTCGGCTGCACCTGTCGCTGGATACACACCGGGCGTCGGTGCAGGACGAGATCTGCCAGCAACCGGGACGATGGGCGCAGATCCTGGAGGCGCTGCACAACCTGCAGATCGCGAAGGCGCTGCTCGGTGTGGAGCACCCGGTGGTGCACATCAACTGCGTGCTGACGCGGGCGAATGCGGAGGACTTCCCGGCGTTCCTGCGGTTCCTGCTGGCAAGGAAGCCACTCGTGAAGGAGGCCGTGAGTCGGGACCTGGACGTGCACCTGATTCCGGTGGGTGGAGAGCAGAACGCACACCTGCGGCTCAGCGTCGAGGAGTATGAGAGGTTCTTCAGCGACACGTGGGCAGCGGCTGAGGAGGCCTGGCAAGAGTACCAGGAGGCACGCGAAGTGCCCGCAGAAAAACGGGGCCCGCTGGAGGCGAAGGTGCCCTACCTGAGCCCCTATCACCGGGTGCGGCAGTCCGGAAGTCTGCACACCTGGGCCGAGAAGGCTGCGGCGGGACTCCCGGCGGCGCTGTCACTGACGGGGCGCTGCTACGTGGCGCCGACACAGGCTTTTCTGCTGCCGGACGGCTCGCAGTACTGGTGTGGCGGCCATTCGACCTCTCGGCCCGAACCGGTGGGGAGTGTGCTGCAGGCGTCGGTGGCGGAGAACCTGCGGGCAGGGATCGGACAGCTTCGGCATCTGCCCGGTCCCTATTGCCGATCCTGTGCCGGGGCGACGCAGGCCATCAACCAGTCGGTTGAGGCGTCCCTGCGCGACCTGATTCGCCAGTGGCTGAACCCGGCTGACACGGCGGCCGAAGAAGCCGAGATGCAGTCGCCGGCCTTTGAGTAG